Part of the Flavobacterium sp. KS-LB2 genome is shown below.
CAGAAAGTCAATTTTTTAAGAGATTTAAAGGATGATAATCTAGTCCTGAACCGTAATTATTTCCCAGGTGTCGACTTGAATTCCTTCGATGAAAAAGCTAAAACTGCCATCATTAATGAAATCGAAGAAGACTTTAGAGTAGCTTATGAAGGAATTGTGAAACTGCCTATCGAAGCTAAATTTGGTGTCTACACTGCCTTTGTGTACTACAAAAAACTGCTTAAAAAATTAGAAAATACTCCTTGTGATGAAATTGGAAATGCAAGAATTCGAGTTTCTAATTATACTAAAGCAGGTCTTTTAGCACAGTCTTTTGTGACGTATAAATTGAAGTTGGTTTAAATTATCGCTTACTTTTTTAAAAATTGTTATACTTAAATACAGAATAAAATGATATTTTTTTTGATTTTTCTAGGTACTTTTTTAATGATGGAATGTGTCACTTGGTGTACCCATAAATATGTGATGCACGGTTCCATGTGGTACTTTCATGCGGATCATCACCAGCCTAAATATGCCAATATTTTCGAACGCAACGACATCTTTTTTGTGATTTTTGCTGCGCCTAGTATTGCGCTGTTTTATTACGGAGTCGAAGGTGGTTTGAATTACAAGTTTTTCATTGGCTTGGGTATTATGTTCTATGGCTTGTGTTATTTTTTAATTCATGACGTTTTAATTCATCAGCGTTTCAAGTGGTTCAAAAACACAAACAACAAGTATTTAGTAGGCTTGCGTAAAGCACACAAAGTACATCACAAACATTTGGGTAAAGAGCACGGTGAGTGTTTCGGAATGTTATTTGTGCCCTTCAAATACTATAAAATATAAGTTTAATTGGGGCGTGTCCCCGCTTTCACTAGCGTTACAGCGGGGTCGGGCAATCCGTTCCCGCTTTTTTTTGACCACCGTGTCAGGATAGTCAAAAAAAGAGCTCCACTGCTGTCCCTCACGCGAGCCCGTTCAAACGACACTATTATCTTAAAATACCAATCATGAAAATATACAAACAAGAAACCGTTCAACATGTAAATGCAACTGTCGAAGAATGTTGGGCTTTTTTCTCCAATCCAAGAAATCTTCAAAAAATCACACCGGAAGGAATGGGTTTTCAAATCACTGATTTTGACCAAAAATTAATGTATCCGGGCCAAATTATTCAATACAAAGTAACGCCACTCTTTGGGATTAGCTTATCGTGGATGACCCTGATTACTTGTGTGAAGGAAAATAGTTATTTCATAGATGAACAAAAATTTGGTCCTTATAGTTTTTGGCACCACAAGCATTTCTTTGAAGCAACACCTGCTGGAACTAAAATGACAGATGTGGTACACTACGGTTTACCGCTTGGTTTTTTAGGACGAATCATGAATGCATTAGTAGTAAAGAATAAGTTGAAATCCATTTTTGAGTACCGCGTGACTAAAGTGGACGAAATGTTTAATAGAAAATAATGAGCAAGCAAGAAATAACACTTTTCTGGTTTAGACGCGATTTACGTTTAGAAGATAATATTGGATTATTCCATGCCTTACAATCTAAATATCCAGTCATTCCGTTGTTTATTTTTGACGATTCCATTTTGGATAAGTTGCCAAAAAACGATGCTAGGGTAGGTTTTATTCATGAATCGCTTGCTAAAATAACTACACAATTACAAGAAATTGGGAGTTCACTTTTAGTAAAAAAAGGAAAGACTCTTGGTGTTTGGCAAGAACTTATTCAAGAGTTTGAGGTCAAAGAAGTGTTCTTCAATAAAGATTATGAACCGTATGCAATTGCGCGTGATACAACTATTTGTGAACTTTTAGAAACCAATAAAACCATTGCTTATTCTTTTAAAGACCAAGTCATTTTCGAAGAAAAGGAAATTACAAAAGCCGATGGTTTACCGTACACGGTGTATACATCTTTTAAAAATAAGTGGTTGGAAAAATACAAGTCAATGGCTCCTGTTCTTGAATATGATGCCACGGATCTTTTTGCTAACTTTTATAAGAGCAATTTTGATTTTCCTACATTAGAGCAAATAGGATTCGAAGAAAGTCCTATAAAAGTAAAGCCACACAACTTAAAATTTATTTCAAATTATCACGATATACGCGATTTTCCAGCAATGGACAAAACCTCCTATTTGTCACCACATTTGCGTTTTGGAACTGTAAGCGTGCGGAAATTAGTAAATTGGGCGTTTCATAAAAATGATGTCTTTTTGAGCGAATTGATTTGGAGAGAATTCTTCATGCAAATCCTTTTCAGTTTTCCAAAAGTTGTTAACCGAAACTTCAAATCGGCTTATGATGGGATTCAGTGGCGCAATAATGAGGAGGATTTCAAGCGTTGGTGTACCGGAACCACTGGTTATCCT
Proteins encoded:
- a CDS encoding cryptochrome/photolyase family protein; this encodes MSKQEITLFWFRRDLRLEDNIGLFHALQSKYPVIPLFIFDDSILDKLPKNDARVGFIHESLAKITTQLQEIGSSLLVKKGKTLGVWQELIQEFEVKEVFFNKDYEPYAIARDTTICELLETNKTIAYSFKDQVIFEEKEITKADGLPYTVYTSFKNKWLEKYKSMAPVLEYDATDLFANFYKSNFDFPTLEQIGFEESPIKVKPHNLKFISNYHDIRDFPAMDKTSYLSPHLRFGTVSVRKLVNWAFHKNDVFLSELIWREFFMQILFSFPKVVNRNFKSAYDGIQWRNNEEDFKRWCTGTTGYPMVDAGMRQLNETGYMHNRVRMVVASFLCKHLLIEWQWGEAYFAEKLLDYEMSANVGNWQWAAGTGCDAAPYFRVFNPEIQQKKFDEKGVYIRKWIKEFDLGYGKPMVEHAMARDRAIATYKAGILK
- a CDS encoding carotene hydroxylase produces the protein MIFFLIFLGTFLMMECVTWCTHKYVMHGSMWYFHADHHQPKYANIFERNDIFFVIFAAPSIALFYYGVEGGLNYKFFIGLGIMFYGLCYFLIHDVLIHQRFKWFKNTNNKYLVGLRKAHKVHHKHLGKEHGECFGMLFVPFKYYKI
- a CDS encoding SRPBCC family protein, giving the protein MKIYKQETVQHVNATVEECWAFFSNPRNLQKITPEGMGFQITDFDQKLMYPGQIIQYKVTPLFGISLSWMTLITCVKENSYFIDEQKFGPYSFWHHKHFFEATPAGTKMTDVVHYGLPLGFLGRIMNALVVKNKLKSIFEYRVTKVDEMFNRK